The following are encoded together in the Buteo buteo chromosome 2, bButBut1.hap1.1, whole genome shotgun sequence genome:
- the IFT52 gene encoding intraflagellar transport protein 52 homolog isoform X1 has product MERGLRNAIVFNASKGEAFTLASSYKALRKRLRGNWKIQSLKDEITSEKLFGVKLWITAGPREKFSAAEFSVLKKFLEDGGAILVMLREGGESRYGTNINFLLEEYGIVFNNDAVVRNVYYKYHHPKEALISDGVLNRGISEAARKTVHETTDEDGSGHDSQALTFVYPFGATLNVMKPAVAVLSTGSVCFPLNRPILAFYQHESQGGKMAALGSSHMFSDQYLDKEENGKIMDVLFQWLTTSDIHLNQMDMEDPEISDYNLLPDTAALSEQLRVCLQEGDENPRDFTKLFDTSLYQLDTSALPSVIKAYEQLNVKHEPLQLIQPQFETPLPVLQPAVFPPAFRELPPPPLELFDLDETFSSEKARLAEITNKCTDDDLEFYIRKCGDILGVTSKLPKEKQDAKHILEHIFFQVVEFKKLNQEHDTDTSEAGFQNGN; this is encoded by the exons ATGGAGAGGGGCCTGCGGAATGCCATAGTCTTCAACGCGTCCAAAGGGGAGGCGTTCACTCTCGCCAGCAGCTACAAGGCCCTGCGCAAAAGGCTTCGCGGTAACTGGAAGATACAGAG CTTAAAAGATGAGATCACATCTGAGAAACTGTTTGGGGTAAAATTGTGGATTACGGCAGGGCCAAGAGAAAAGTTCAGTGCTGCTGAG TTTTCAGTTCTGAAGAAATTCCTGGAGGATGGTGGAGCCATCCTGGTGATGCTACGAGAAGGCGGAGAGTCACGATATGGCACAAATATTAACTTTTTGTTAGAAGAATACGGGATCGTTTTCAATAATG atGCTGTAGTACGAAATGTGTATTACAAGTACCACCACCCAAAAGAAGCACTAATCTCTGATGGAGTTTTGAATAG GGGAATCAGTGaagctgcaagaaaaacagTGCATGAGACAACAGATGAAGATGGAAGTGGACATGACTCACA AGCTCTCACTTTTGTGTATCCATTTGGTGCCACACTGAATGTGATGAAACCAGCAGTGGCTGTTCTGTCAACAGGATCTGTCTGCTTCCCGCTCAACAGGCCTATTCTTGCTTTCTATCAGCATGAG AGTCAAGGTGGAAAGATGGCAGCGCTGGGATCTTCCCACATGTTCAGTGATCAATATttagataaagaagaaaacgGTAAGATCATG GATGTGCTTTTCCAGTGGCTCACAACATCAGATATCCATTTAAACCAGATGGATATGGAGGACCCTGAG ATTTCAGACTATAACCTGCTCCCAGATACAGCTGCGCTGTCTGAGCAACTGCGAGTCTGTCTGCAAGAAGGAGACGAGAACCCAAGAGACTTCACAAAGCTGTTTGATACATCCCTTTATCAGCTGGATACAAGTGCCCTCCCTTCAGTTATCAA agctTATGAACAGCTGAATGTGAAACATGAACCTCTCCAACTCATTCAGCCTCAATTTGAGACTCCACTACCTGTCCTCCAGCCAGCT GTTTTTCCACCTGCTTTCAGAGAATTGCCTCCTCCCCCTCTGGAGCTGTTTGACTTGGATGAAactttttcctctgagaaagCTCGTCTTGCAGAGATTACAAACAAAT GTACTGATGATGACCTGGAGTTTTACATACGAAAATGTGGCGATATCCTAGGAGTAACAAGTAAACtcccaaaggaaaagcaagatgCCAAACATATCCTGGAGCACATTTTCTTCCAAGTGGTTGAGTTTAAGAAACTGAATcag GAGCATGATACTGACACAAGTGAAGCTGGATTCCAGAATGGTAACTGA
- the IFT52 gene encoding intraflagellar transport protein 52 homolog isoform X2 — translation MKPAVAVLSTGSVCFPLNRPILAFYQHESQGGKMAALGSSHMFSDQYLDKEENGKIMDVLFQWLTTSDIHLNQMDMEDPEISDYNLLPDTAALSEQLRVCLQEGDENPRDFTKLFDTSLYQLDTSALPSVIKAYEQLNVKHEPLQLIQPQFETPLPVLQPAVFPPAFRELPPPPLELFDLDETFSSEKARLAEITNKCTDDDLEFYIRKCGDILGVTSKLPKEKQDAKHILEHIFFQVVEFKKLNQEHDTDTSEAGFQNGN, via the exons ATGAAACCAGCAGTGGCTGTTCTGTCAACAGGATCTGTCTGCTTCCCGCTCAACAGGCCTATTCTTGCTTTCTATCAGCATGAG AGTCAAGGTGGAAAGATGGCAGCGCTGGGATCTTCCCACATGTTCAGTGATCAATATttagataaagaagaaaacgGTAAGATCATG GATGTGCTTTTCCAGTGGCTCACAACATCAGATATCCATTTAAACCAGATGGATATGGAGGACCCTGAG ATTTCAGACTATAACCTGCTCCCAGATACAGCTGCGCTGTCTGAGCAACTGCGAGTCTGTCTGCAAGAAGGAGACGAGAACCCAAGAGACTTCACAAAGCTGTTTGATACATCCCTTTATCAGCTGGATACAAGTGCCCTCCCTTCAGTTATCAA agctTATGAACAGCTGAATGTGAAACATGAACCTCTCCAACTCATTCAGCCTCAATTTGAGACTCCACTACCTGTCCTCCAGCCAGCT GTTTTTCCACCTGCTTTCAGAGAATTGCCTCCTCCCCCTCTGGAGCTGTTTGACTTGGATGAAactttttcctctgagaaagCTCGTCTTGCAGAGATTACAAACAAAT GTACTGATGATGACCTGGAGTTTTACATACGAAAATGTGGCGATATCCTAGGAGTAACAAGTAAACtcccaaaggaaaagcaagatgCCAAACATATCCTGGAGCACATTTTCTTCCAAGTGGTTGAGTTTAAGAAACTGAATcag GAGCATGATACTGACACAAGTGAAGCTGGATTCCAGAATGGTAACTGA
- the SGK2 gene encoding serine/threonine-protein kinase Sgk2: MYVAWMEPSSTALGKTKELIKHGRERIGQTIKASGSRLCSYAERVAFLMDRSRSPDKSTQPPTPTDNINLGPSANPNAKPTDFDFLKVIGKGSFGKVLLAKRKCDGTFYAVKVLHKKTILKKKEQNHIMAERNVLLKNVKHPFLVGLHYSFQTSEKLYFVLDYVNGGELFFHLQRERCFREPRARFYAAEVASAIGYLHSLNIIYRDLKPENILLDCQGHIVLTDFGLCKEGMEQEETTSTFCGTPEYLAPEVLKKQPYDRTVDWWCLGAVLYEMLFGLPPFYSRDVSQMYDNILHKPLQIQGSKTVAACDILQGLLHKDQKRRLGAKTDFLEIKNHVFFSPINWDDLYHKRITPPFNPNVAGPADLRHFDPEFTQEAISTSITHTPDLAASSSSASDAFLGFSYAPTEEGI; encoded by the exons ATGTACGTGGCCTGGATGGAGCCCTCCTCCACTGCCCTGGGGAAGACGAAGG AACTCATCAAGCACGGCCGTGAGAGGATAGGACAAACCATCAAGGCCTCCGGCTCCAGGCTCTGCTCGTA TGCTGAACGAGTTGCTTTTTTAATGGATCGTTCCCGGAGCCCGGACAAAAGCACCCAG CCTCCAACACCAACTGACAACATCAACCTTGGACCTTCTGCTAACCCAAA TGCCAAGCCAACAGACTTTGACTTCCTGAAGGTTATTGGCAAAGGAAGCTTTGGAAAA GTTCTGCTGGCCAAACGCAAGTGTGATGGGACTTTTTATGCAGTGAAAGTCTTGCATAAGAAAACCATCctaaagaaaaaggag CAAAACCACATCATGGCAGAACGCAATGTGCTACTGAAAAATGTCAAGcaccccttccttgtgggactcCATTACTCCTTCCAGACCTCAGAGAAGCTTTACTTTGTGCTTGACTATGTAAATGGAGGAGAG CTGTTCTTCCACTTGCAAAGGGAGCGCTGTTTCCGTGAACCCCGGGCCCGATTCTATGCTGCAGAAGTTGCTAGTGCAATTGGGTACCTGCATTCCTTAAACATCATTTACAG AGACTTAAAACCTGAGAACATTCTCCTGGATTGCCAG GGACACATAGTATTGACAGACTTTGGACTCTGCAAAGAAGGAATGGAGCAAGAGGAGACAACTTCTACTTTTTGCGGCACTCCTGAG TATTTGGCTCCTGAGGTGCTAAAGAAGCAGCCGTATGACAGGACAGTAGACTGGTGGTGCCTAGGAGCTGTCCTCTATGAGATGCTGTTTGGACTG CCTCCTTTTTACAGCCGGGATGTGTCTCAGATGTATGACAACATTCTGCACAAGCCACTCCAGATTCAAGGAAGCAAGACTGTGGCAGCTTGTGACATCCTCCAGGGACTTCTCCACAAGGACCAGAAGAGGAGGCTGGGTGCCAAGACAGACTTT CTTGAGATAAAGAACCATGTATTCTTCAGCCCAATAAACTGGGATGACTTGTACCACAAGAGGATTACCCCACCATTCAACCCCAATGTG GCTGGTCCAGCTGATCTGCGACATTTTGATCCAGAGTTCACCCAAGAAGCGATCTCCACCTCCATCACTCACACACCTGACCtagcagccagcagctccagtGCCTCGGATGCATTTTTAGGATTTTCTTATGCACCAACTGAAGAGGGCATCTAG